A genomic window from Chaetodon auriga isolate fChaAug3 chromosome 13, fChaAug3.hap1, whole genome shotgun sequence includes:
- the LOC143330913 gene encoding toll-like receptor 7 isoform X1 codes for MFFHLMCVALLGLWCCLSISTASISYPKTLPCDVSEANNGSVVKVDCTERSLKDIPRGIPRDTTNLTLTINHIPKLNSTSFRGLDNLTEIDMRCNCVPVKIGPKDRMCTESVTIMENTFTSLRNLRALYLDGNQLYSIPKGLPSSLILLSLEVNHIYYISHANLSEIRNVEMLYLSQNCYYRNPCNVSYDIEEGAFLQLNNLTLLCLKSNNLSFIPHQLPTSLKELYLYNNNIPKVTDEDFKNLTNLEILDISGNCPRCYNAPFPCTPCPNNSPLQISKTAFKTLTKLKTLRLHSNSLTCVPSEWFANMTELRVLDLSSNFLAREIGVTTFPHFLGKLQELDLSFNYELQRYPQTLRLSSSFSSLKSLKILRIKGFVFQQLQTDSIAPLKPLTELEVVDLGTNFIKMANLSILMELKSFKIISLADNKISSPSDSQDDVGFSAGEPLYWSPMSAASEYQNKEVREIHYFRYDEYARSCKYKDKELGVITSFVNKECSQFGKTLDVSRNNIFFLYSRFLNLRELRCLNLSGNAMSQSLNGSEFAYLTNLQYLDFSSNRLDLLYSTAFQELKSLVILDISNNNHYFESEGLTHMLNFTTNLNNLKVLMMNHNKISTSTNTELESQSLERLEFRDNRLDMLWRDGDTRYVNYFKKLLNLTVLDISHNNLNFIPLQVFSGLPGKLSELYIKNNKLKSFAWGRLQLLHSLQVLDLSGNSLTTVPRMLSNCTKSLKKLILHKNQILKLTPDFLKDAYNLKYLDLSFNRIQHIDKSSFPDDVVNQMDMLLLHKNRFLCSCNATWFVTWLNRTTVTIPRLATDVTCASPEAQRGHPVISVDLLACQHNYLSIILYILTTCLIISFLTLSISSHLFLWDFWYIYHFCRAKLKGYDRLYSQSSVYDAFVIYDKEDPAVSEWVMKEMCVHLEARGDRRLTLCLEERDWIPGCPLIDNLSQSIHKSKRTVFILTSKYIKSGNFKTAFYMAHQRLMDEKNDVIVLIFLEKVPCNSKYLRLRKRLYKRSVLEWPTNPQAQPYFWFSLRSVLATESHKQYNNLFKETL; via the exons ATGTTCTTCCACCTG ATGTGTGTGGCACTGCTGGGCCTGTGGTGCTGTCTCTCCATATCGACAGCTAGCATTTCTTACCCAAAAACACTGCCATGTGATGTCAGTGAGGCCAACAACGGGAGCGTAGTGAAGGTGGACTGCACTGAGAGGAGCCTCAAAGATATCCCTCGAGGCATCCCCAGAGACACTACCAACCTGACGCTCACCATCAACCACATTCCTAAATTAAACTCCACCTCCTTCCGAGGTCTGGACAATCTGACTGAGATTGACATGAGGTGCAACTGTGTGCCCGTCAAAATCGGCCCCAAGGACCGCATGTGCACTGAGAGTGTGACAATTATGGAAAATACCTTCACCAGCCTTAGGAATCTGCGAGCGCTGTATCTAGATGGCAATCAGCTGTACAGCATACCTAAAGGCCTGCCTTCAAGCCTGATTTTGCTGAGTTTGGAAGTGAATCACATTTATTATATTTCCCACGCAAACCTCTCTGAGATCAGAAATGTTGAGATGCTTTACCTCAGTCAAAACTGCTATTATCGAAACCCATGTAATGTTTCTTATGACATAGAGGAGGGTGCGTTTTTGCAGCTTAACAATTTAACATTGTTATGTCTTAAGTCAAATAACTTGTCCTTTATTCCACATCAACTACCCACAAGTCTAAAGGAGCTGTATCTCTACAATAACAACATTCCAAAAGTCACTGATGAGGATTTCAAAAACCTGACAAACCTTGAGATCCTGGATATCAGCGGAAACTGTCCTCGATGTTACAACGCTCCGTTCCCATGCACGCCATGCCCAAACAATTCCCCACTTCAAATCAGCAAGACCGCTTTCAAGACGCTGACAAAGCTTAAGACGCTCCGCCTGCACAGCAACTCCCTGACATGTGTGCCATCTGAGTGGTTTGCTAACATGACCGAGCTCAGAGTGCTTGATCTCTCATCAAACTTTTTAGCAAGAGAGATAGGAGTCACCACTTTCCCACATTTCCTGGGCAAACTGCAAGAACTGGACCTTTCATTTAACTATGAGCTGCAGAGGTACCCTCAAACACTaagactgagcagcagcttctcctcccTCAAATCCCTTAAAATTCTCAGAATAAAGGgctttgtgtttcagcagctacagacagacagcattgCTCCTTTAAAGCCTCTCACGGAGTTGGAGGTTGTAGATCTGGGTACAAACTTCATTAAAATGGCAAACCTTAGTATTCTGATGGAattaaaaagctttaaaatcaTCAGTCTGGCTGACAATAAAATATCTTCCCCCTCTGACAGCCAAGATGATGTTGGTTTCTCTGCAGGAGAGCCTTTGTACTGGTCTCCCATGTCGGCTGCCTCTGAGTACCAAAATAAGGAAGTAAGAGAGATACATTACTTCAGATATGATGAGTATGCACGCAGCTGCAAATACAAAGATAAAGAACTTGGAGTTATTACATCCTTTGTCAACAAAGAATGCAGTCAGTTTGGCAAAACACTGGATGTGAGCAGAAACAACATATTCTTCTTGTATTCGAGATTTTTAAATCTCAGAGAGCTGAGGTGCCTCAATCTGTCTGGAAATGCAATGAGCCAAAGTCTAAATGGCTCGGAATTTGCCTATCTGACTAACTTACAGTATCTGGACTTCTCCTCAAATCGCCTGGACCTGctctactccactgcatttcaaGAGCTGAAAAGTCTGGTCATCCTCGACATAAGTAACAACAACCATTATTTTGAGTCAGAGGGCTTAACCCACATGCTTAATTTCACTACGAATTTAAACAATCTCAAGGTATTGATGATGAACCACAACAAGATCTCGACTTCCACGAACACAGAGTTGGAGAGTCAATCTCTAGAGAGGTTAGAGTTCAGAGATAACCGCTTAGATATGCTGTGGAGAGATGGGGACACCAGATATGTCAATTATTTCAAGAAATTACTTAATCTGACTGTCCTCGACATCTCCCACAACAACCTGAATTTCATTCCACTGCAAGTTTTCAGCGGTCTGCCAGGCAAACTGTCTGAGCTCtacatcaaaaacaacaaactaaaaTCCTTTGCTTGGGGGAGACTGCAACTTCTACATTCTTTGCAAGTCTTAGATCTCAGTGGAAACAGCTTAACTACTGTTCCACGCATGCTGTCAAACTGTACCAAATCTCTCAAGAAGCTCATTTTACATAAGAACCAAATCCTAAAACTCACGCCAGATTTCCTCAAGGATGCCTACAACTTAAAATATCTGGATCTTAGCTTTAATCGCATCCAGCACATTGACAAATCTAGCTTTCCAGATGATGTTGTTAATCAGATGGACATGCTGCttctgcacaaaaacagatttctgtgCAGTTGCAATGCCACTTGGTTTGTCACATGGCTCAACAGGACCACAGTGACCATCCCCAGACTGGCCACAGATGTCACCTGTGCCTCTCCAGAGGCACAAAGAGGTCATCCTGTGATCTCAGTGGACCTGCTGGCCTGCCAGCACAACTACCTGTCAATCATCCTCTACATCCTCACGACTTGCCTCATCATCAGCTTCCTCACCCTGTCCATCTCCAGCCATCTCTTCCTGTGGGACTTCTGGTACATTTACCACTTCTGCAGGGCCAAGCTCAAAGGCTATGACCGCCTGTACTCCCAAAGCTCTGTCTATGATGCCTTTGTGATATATGACAAGGAGGATCCTGCCGTGTCGGAGTGGGTGATGAAGGAAATGTGCGTTCATCTGGAGGCCCGCGGAGACCGACGCCTGACGCTGTGTCTGGAGGAACGAGACTGGATCCCTGGATGCCCCCTGATAGACAACCTCTCCCAGAGCATCCACAAGAGCAAGAGGACAGTGTTCATTCTCACCAGCAAATATATTAAAAGTGGCAACTTCAAGACAGCTTTCTACATGGCCCATCAAAGGCTGatggatgaaaaaaatgatgttATCGTGCTGATATTCTTGGAGAAAGTTCCTTGCAATTCAAAGTACCTGAGGTTAAGGAAGAGACTGTATAAGAGGTCTGTGCTGGAGTGGCCAACGAACCCTCAAGCCCAGCCATACTTCTGGTTCAGCCTGAGAAGTGTATTAGCAACGGAAAGCCACAAACAATACAACAACCTCTTCAAAGAGACACTGTAA
- the LOC143330913 gene encoding toll-like receptor 7 isoform X2, whose translation MCVALLGLWCCLSISTASISYPKTLPCDVSEANNGSVVKVDCTERSLKDIPRGIPRDTTNLTLTINHIPKLNSTSFRGLDNLTEIDMRCNCVPVKIGPKDRMCTESVTIMENTFTSLRNLRALYLDGNQLYSIPKGLPSSLILLSLEVNHIYYISHANLSEIRNVEMLYLSQNCYYRNPCNVSYDIEEGAFLQLNNLTLLCLKSNNLSFIPHQLPTSLKELYLYNNNIPKVTDEDFKNLTNLEILDISGNCPRCYNAPFPCTPCPNNSPLQISKTAFKTLTKLKTLRLHSNSLTCVPSEWFANMTELRVLDLSSNFLAREIGVTTFPHFLGKLQELDLSFNYELQRYPQTLRLSSSFSSLKSLKILRIKGFVFQQLQTDSIAPLKPLTELEVVDLGTNFIKMANLSILMELKSFKIISLADNKISSPSDSQDDVGFSAGEPLYWSPMSAASEYQNKEVREIHYFRYDEYARSCKYKDKELGVITSFVNKECSQFGKTLDVSRNNIFFLYSRFLNLRELRCLNLSGNAMSQSLNGSEFAYLTNLQYLDFSSNRLDLLYSTAFQELKSLVILDISNNNHYFESEGLTHMLNFTTNLNNLKVLMMNHNKISTSTNTELESQSLERLEFRDNRLDMLWRDGDTRYVNYFKKLLNLTVLDISHNNLNFIPLQVFSGLPGKLSELYIKNNKLKSFAWGRLQLLHSLQVLDLSGNSLTTVPRMLSNCTKSLKKLILHKNQILKLTPDFLKDAYNLKYLDLSFNRIQHIDKSSFPDDVVNQMDMLLLHKNRFLCSCNATWFVTWLNRTTVTIPRLATDVTCASPEAQRGHPVISVDLLACQHNYLSIILYILTTCLIISFLTLSISSHLFLWDFWYIYHFCRAKLKGYDRLYSQSSVYDAFVIYDKEDPAVSEWVMKEMCVHLEARGDRRLTLCLEERDWIPGCPLIDNLSQSIHKSKRTVFILTSKYIKSGNFKTAFYMAHQRLMDEKNDVIVLIFLEKVPCNSKYLRLRKRLYKRSVLEWPTNPQAQPYFWFSLRSVLATESHKQYNNLFKETL comes from the coding sequence ATGTGTGTGGCACTGCTGGGCCTGTGGTGCTGTCTCTCCATATCGACAGCTAGCATTTCTTACCCAAAAACACTGCCATGTGATGTCAGTGAGGCCAACAACGGGAGCGTAGTGAAGGTGGACTGCACTGAGAGGAGCCTCAAAGATATCCCTCGAGGCATCCCCAGAGACACTACCAACCTGACGCTCACCATCAACCACATTCCTAAATTAAACTCCACCTCCTTCCGAGGTCTGGACAATCTGACTGAGATTGACATGAGGTGCAACTGTGTGCCCGTCAAAATCGGCCCCAAGGACCGCATGTGCACTGAGAGTGTGACAATTATGGAAAATACCTTCACCAGCCTTAGGAATCTGCGAGCGCTGTATCTAGATGGCAATCAGCTGTACAGCATACCTAAAGGCCTGCCTTCAAGCCTGATTTTGCTGAGTTTGGAAGTGAATCACATTTATTATATTTCCCACGCAAACCTCTCTGAGATCAGAAATGTTGAGATGCTTTACCTCAGTCAAAACTGCTATTATCGAAACCCATGTAATGTTTCTTATGACATAGAGGAGGGTGCGTTTTTGCAGCTTAACAATTTAACATTGTTATGTCTTAAGTCAAATAACTTGTCCTTTATTCCACATCAACTACCCACAAGTCTAAAGGAGCTGTATCTCTACAATAACAACATTCCAAAAGTCACTGATGAGGATTTCAAAAACCTGACAAACCTTGAGATCCTGGATATCAGCGGAAACTGTCCTCGATGTTACAACGCTCCGTTCCCATGCACGCCATGCCCAAACAATTCCCCACTTCAAATCAGCAAGACCGCTTTCAAGACGCTGACAAAGCTTAAGACGCTCCGCCTGCACAGCAACTCCCTGACATGTGTGCCATCTGAGTGGTTTGCTAACATGACCGAGCTCAGAGTGCTTGATCTCTCATCAAACTTTTTAGCAAGAGAGATAGGAGTCACCACTTTCCCACATTTCCTGGGCAAACTGCAAGAACTGGACCTTTCATTTAACTATGAGCTGCAGAGGTACCCTCAAACACTaagactgagcagcagcttctcctcccTCAAATCCCTTAAAATTCTCAGAATAAAGGgctttgtgtttcagcagctacagacagacagcattgCTCCTTTAAAGCCTCTCACGGAGTTGGAGGTTGTAGATCTGGGTACAAACTTCATTAAAATGGCAAACCTTAGTATTCTGATGGAattaaaaagctttaaaatcaTCAGTCTGGCTGACAATAAAATATCTTCCCCCTCTGACAGCCAAGATGATGTTGGTTTCTCTGCAGGAGAGCCTTTGTACTGGTCTCCCATGTCGGCTGCCTCTGAGTACCAAAATAAGGAAGTAAGAGAGATACATTACTTCAGATATGATGAGTATGCACGCAGCTGCAAATACAAAGATAAAGAACTTGGAGTTATTACATCCTTTGTCAACAAAGAATGCAGTCAGTTTGGCAAAACACTGGATGTGAGCAGAAACAACATATTCTTCTTGTATTCGAGATTTTTAAATCTCAGAGAGCTGAGGTGCCTCAATCTGTCTGGAAATGCAATGAGCCAAAGTCTAAATGGCTCGGAATTTGCCTATCTGACTAACTTACAGTATCTGGACTTCTCCTCAAATCGCCTGGACCTGctctactccactgcatttcaaGAGCTGAAAAGTCTGGTCATCCTCGACATAAGTAACAACAACCATTATTTTGAGTCAGAGGGCTTAACCCACATGCTTAATTTCACTACGAATTTAAACAATCTCAAGGTATTGATGATGAACCACAACAAGATCTCGACTTCCACGAACACAGAGTTGGAGAGTCAATCTCTAGAGAGGTTAGAGTTCAGAGATAACCGCTTAGATATGCTGTGGAGAGATGGGGACACCAGATATGTCAATTATTTCAAGAAATTACTTAATCTGACTGTCCTCGACATCTCCCACAACAACCTGAATTTCATTCCACTGCAAGTTTTCAGCGGTCTGCCAGGCAAACTGTCTGAGCTCtacatcaaaaacaacaaactaaaaTCCTTTGCTTGGGGGAGACTGCAACTTCTACATTCTTTGCAAGTCTTAGATCTCAGTGGAAACAGCTTAACTACTGTTCCACGCATGCTGTCAAACTGTACCAAATCTCTCAAGAAGCTCATTTTACATAAGAACCAAATCCTAAAACTCACGCCAGATTTCCTCAAGGATGCCTACAACTTAAAATATCTGGATCTTAGCTTTAATCGCATCCAGCACATTGACAAATCTAGCTTTCCAGATGATGTTGTTAATCAGATGGACATGCTGCttctgcacaaaaacagatttctgtgCAGTTGCAATGCCACTTGGTTTGTCACATGGCTCAACAGGACCACAGTGACCATCCCCAGACTGGCCACAGATGTCACCTGTGCCTCTCCAGAGGCACAAAGAGGTCATCCTGTGATCTCAGTGGACCTGCTGGCCTGCCAGCACAACTACCTGTCAATCATCCTCTACATCCTCACGACTTGCCTCATCATCAGCTTCCTCACCCTGTCCATCTCCAGCCATCTCTTCCTGTGGGACTTCTGGTACATTTACCACTTCTGCAGGGCCAAGCTCAAAGGCTATGACCGCCTGTACTCCCAAAGCTCTGTCTATGATGCCTTTGTGATATATGACAAGGAGGATCCTGCCGTGTCGGAGTGGGTGATGAAGGAAATGTGCGTTCATCTGGAGGCCCGCGGAGACCGACGCCTGACGCTGTGTCTGGAGGAACGAGACTGGATCCCTGGATGCCCCCTGATAGACAACCTCTCCCAGAGCATCCACAAGAGCAAGAGGACAGTGTTCATTCTCACCAGCAAATATATTAAAAGTGGCAACTTCAAGACAGCTTTCTACATGGCCCATCAAAGGCTGatggatgaaaaaaatgatgttATCGTGCTGATATTCTTGGAGAAAGTTCCTTGCAATTCAAAGTACCTGAGGTTAAGGAAGAGACTGTATAAGAGGTCTGTGCTGGAGTGGCCAACGAACCCTCAAGCCCAGCCATACTTCTGGTTCAGCCTGAGAAGTGTATTAGCAACGGAAAGCCACAAACAATACAACAACCTCTTCAAAGAGACACTGTAA
- the tlr8a gene encoding toll-like receptor 8, whose amino-acid sequence MSVTWWMPLLVFCLCCHYEIQPAACKPAWMSPQFPCDVTAYNNSKVIFDCIGRHLHEVPHGIPSNTTGISLSENYITNISANSFSNLLNLTELNLNWANKKNALTIDANAFKNLTKLHELRLTGNCLNEIPSNLPLSVEILELNNNHIMSLDNRSLAGLKNVTHLWLAKNCYFWNPCGKLVTIMDGSFADLTKLQELDLSYNNLTQVPKGLPKSLQTLKLGSNKIQYISEDDLLGLQNLKILKIHGNCPRCQNAPFPCVPCQNISLGIHPNAFHNLTQLETLNLGGNSLNHLSASWFERLNKLKQLFLAFNFLLKPITEEATFLKYLPKLEKIDLSFNFALKYYPTTINLSKEFSNLKSLRTLHLQGLVFQNIGPDTLKPLYQLKNLSALNLGTNFIIHSDPTIFSKFSHLKMMYLAENRLYPIPGQSPPHLPEGYNQRSDLSISPLIKPHPKDFSYELSHSLVKQECFDSGRVLILSSNNLFFISPKQFEGYGNIACLNLSRNGFSAALNGTEFSLLPNLTYLDLSFNKIDLAYDYAFKSLKKLQVLDLSYNAHYFKAFGVTHNLNFTKNLPALRVLNMSYNSIDTLTTKQMYSKSLTELQFTNNYLGTLWKERDGSYKMLFTYLTNLTILDISHNGITKIPDNVYEYLPRNLTKLRISHNSLTDFMWDNLKFFHQLQILDLSFNSLLNVTGMNTTHTLTFLDLSHNHIFHLDNGFLKGAKSLKALSLSYNRLTIINQSTFQTGPENQIQTLFLHRNPFQCTCDSLDFILWIENSNVKIPRLTTEVTCDSPANRKGEILIYFDINECVNGSQAFLMYILTNAFIIVFMFVTTVAHLFYWDASYVLHYLKAKMKGYSSLNSPDSAYDVFVTYDTRDPHVSDWVMRNLRVKLEEEGEKHLPLCLEERDWPPGVPLVDNLTQSIRYSRKTLFVLTEGYVKTGVFKLAMYLAHQRLLDENVDVIVLLMLEPVLQHSHFLRLRRRLCGKSVVEWPRTAAAEPWFWQNLRNVVRVDNQVMYNKAYSKYFTSQ is encoded by the exons ATG AGTGTCACATGGTGGATGCCCTTGCTGgtgttctgtctgtgttgccATTATGAGATCCAGCCTGCTGCGTGCAAACCTGCGTGGATGTCACCACAGTTCCCTTGTGATGTCACGGCCTACAATAACTCTAAGGTCATATTTGACTGTATTGGGCGCCATCTGCATGAAGTACCTCACGGCATACCTAGTAATACAACTGGCATCAGCTTATCAGAAAATTACATTACGAATATTTCAGCCAATTCATTTTCTAACCTGCTGAATCTGACTGAACTCAATCTCAACTGGgcaaacaagaaaaatgcaCTGACCATTGATGCCAACGCCTtcaaaaatctgacaaaactgcATGAACTGAGACTGACTGGCAACTGTCTAAACGAAATTCCCAGCAATCTCCCCCTCAGTGTGGAAATCCTTGAGCTAAACAATAACCATATTATGTCACTGGATAACAGGAGTCTCGCTGGCTTAAAGAATGTCACACATTTATGGTTAGCGAAAAACTGCTACTTCTGGAATCCGTGTGGGAAATTGGTTACGATTATGGACGGCAGCTTCGCAGATCTGACCAAACTGCAGGAGCTGGACTTGTCCTACAACAACTTAACACAAGTTCCCAAAGGATTGCCCAAATCATTACAAACATTAAAGCTGGGTTCTaacaaaatacagtacatatcTGAAGATGACTTGCTGGGGCTACAAAATTTAAAAATCCTTAAAATACATGGGAACTGTCCAAGGTGTCAAAATGCTCCATTTCCCTGCGTTCCTTGCCAAAACATTTCTCTTGGCATCCACCCTAATGCATTTCACAATTTGACACAGCTTGAGACACTGAACCTGGGAGGAAACTCTCTGAACCACCTGAGTGCCTCCTGGTTTGAGAGGCTGAACAAGCTTAAACAATTGTTCCTGGCATTCAACTTCCTGCTAAAACCAATAACTGAGGAGGCAACATTCCTAAAATATCTTCCCAAGCTGGAAAAAATTGATCTCTCATTCAACTTTGCTCTCAAGTACTATCCTACCACAATAAATCTTTCAAAAGAGTTTTCAAATCTCAAGTCACTTCGAACTTTGCATCTGCAGGGATTGGTCTTCCAGAATATTGGACCAGACACACTCAAACCTCTGTACCAGCTCAAAAATCTGTCCGCACTGAACTTAGGGACTAACTTCATTATTCACTCTGATCCCACCATATTCAGCAAGTTCTCCCACCTGAAAATGATGTACCTCGCAGAAAACAGGCTGTATCCCATTCCGGGGCAAAGTCCCCCACATCTACCTGAGGGATACAATCAGAGGTCGGACCTTTCTATTTCACCGCTCATAAAACCTCATCCGAAAGATTTCTCTTATGAGCTATCGCACAGCCTGGTCAAGCAAGAGTGCTTTGACTCTGGGCGAGTGCTAATCCTCAGCTCTAATAATCTGTTCTTCATTTCTCCAAAGCAATTCGAGGGCTATGGGAATATTGCATGTCTCAACCTCTCAAGAAATGGCTTTTCAGCAGCACTTAATGGAACAGAGTTCTCCTTGCTGCCTAATCTGACATATCTGGATCTGTCATTCAATAAGATTGATCTGGCCTATGACTACGCCTTCAAAAGCCTAAAGAAACTACAAGTACTAGACCTCAGTTACAATGCTCACTACTTTAAAGCTTTCGGCGTAACGCATAATTTAAATTTTACAAAAAATCTGCCTGCCCTGAGAGTGCTAAACATGAGCTATAACTCCATTGACACACTGACGACAAAGCAGATGTACAGCAAATCATTAACAGAGCTTCAATTTACAAATAATTATCTTGGGACTCTTTGGAAGGAGAGAGATGGCTCATATAAGATGCTTTTTACTTATCTTACTAATTTGACAATTTTAGATATATCCCACAATGGCATTACAAAGATTCCAGACAATGTTTATGAATATTTGCCACGTAATCTCACCAAACTACGCATAAGTCACAACTCACTTACTGATTTTATGTGGGACAATCTGAAGTTTTTCCATCAACTTCAAATTTTAGACCTGAGCTTCAATTCTTTGCTTAATGTGACAGGTATGAACACCACCCACACTTTGACGTTCCTCGACCTGAGTCACAATCACATTTTCCACTTGGACAATGGATTCCTAAAGGGTGCAAAAAGCCTCAAGGCTCTTAGCCTTAGCTACAACAGACTGACTATCATCAATCAATCCACCTTCCAAACTGGACCCGAGAACCAGATTCAGACTTTGTTCTTGCACAGAAACCCGTTCCAGTGTACGTGTGATTCCCTAGATTTCATTCTGTGGATTGAAAACAGTAACGTAAAGATCCCGAGACTGACCACGGAGGTGACATGTGACTCACCTGCAAACCGGAAGGGTGAAATTCTGATATACTTTGACATTAACGAGTGTGTAAATGGCAGTCAGGCTTTCTTGATGTACATTCTCACAAATGCCTTCATTATCGTTTTTATGTTTGTGACAACAGTTGCTCATTTATTTTACTGGGATGCATCTTATGTGCTACACTATCTGAAAGCTAAGATGAAGGGATACAGCTCCTTGAACTCACCAGACAGTGCCTATGATGTCTTTGTGACCTATGACACCAGAGATCCACATGTCTCTGATTGGGTGATGAGGAATCTGCGAGTAAAActggaagaggaaggagagaagcatcttcctctgtgtctggaGGAGAGGGATTGGCCCCCTGGAGTCCCACTGGTGGATAACCTCACTCAGAGCATCCGATACAGTCGCAAGACCCTGTTTGTCTTGACAGAGGGCTACGTTAAGACCGGGGTTTTCAAGCTGGCGATGTATCTGGCCCACCAAAGACTGCTGGACGAAAATGTGGACGTCATAgtgctgctgatgctggagCCCGTCCTGCAGCACTCTCACTTCCTCCgcctgaggaggaggctgtgcgGGAAAAGTGTCGTGGAGTGGCCgagaacagctgcagcagagcccTGGTTTTGGCAAAACCTGAGGAATGTGGTCAGAGTAGACAATCAGGTGATGTACAACAAGGCTTATTCCAAGTACTTCACCAGCCAATGA
- the tmsb4x gene encoding thymosin beta-4 has protein sequence MSDKPDVGEVTTFDKSKLKKTETQEKNTLPTKETIEQEKSA, from the exons ATGTCTGACAAACCCGACGTCGGAGAAGTCACAACCTTTGACAAGAGCAAGCTGAAGAAGACCGAGActcaagagaaaaacacactgccaACCAAAGAAA CCATCGAACAGGAGAAGTCGGCATAA